From Paenibacillus sp. PL2-23:
GACTCGGTACTACTCTTGTCGTTTCCGCCTTTCATTAACACATAAACAACCTGTCCTTGTCCGCCTAAAACAATACATCCAACCCGCTCCCAAAGCTCCCTCTCCGGCTTTTCTCCAGCACATTGGGATCGAAAATGTCAACTCCGCCGCAGCGAAGGCACGAGACAAACAGGTAGTGGTGGTACTGAATGTCCATTAGCTTGCTGAGTCCCGTGCCCGTCATTGCCACCTCATTTACCATACACGCATCATGACCACATTTTCCGCAGACATAGCTCTCCGTCAGACGTTCCTCGATCCCCTGGCGCTGCTCCCTTTCATCCACTTCAGCATCATCGCCCCGCTCCTCGGGGCCGCCGCCTTCCAGATGCTCCGGCAGCACCTCGTGTCTGCAAGACGGACAGATCGTTCCGCTCAGCACCACTTCTTCTCCGCACCATGGACATAATACCTGATTCATCCCGTCAGCCTCCTTATATTTCAAGCTTTCACTCTAATACACCATGAAGCTCCTATAGGTTGCAAGCATTATTGTTCAAAAAAAACAAAAAGCCCGCAAACCGTTACGGTTTGCGGACCTATGCAGCCCCACATCGCCAGACCTTCCTTTAGCCCGGCTCCGGAGTCTGCCCGCTGACACGGCGCAGCTCATTGGCCAGCCGGTTGAACTCCTCGCGCGCATCCTCCGAGTCCGTCGCAAAGTATCCGGCGCTTAGAAAGCGGATTATTTTGTTGGCATCCTCTGGCGTTAGCATAGGCTCTTCCCCTCCTCCATCGTCGTCCAGCTTCGTATCGACGGAGGCGACAAATGCTTCCCAGCCGCTCCAGTCGCCATCCTCATTCATGAGACGAGGACAGTTTTTGCCGCTCCAGTCATAATGCCTGCGCAGCCGATCCGTCCCCCAGCCCCGATCCTTCAGCATGGAAGCGACTAATGTGGAAGCATTGTCCAAGGTCGCGTCGTAATTGCCGCTCTCCGTGATTTCGATGCCGATCGAGGTCCGGTTGCCGCTGCCTGCGGAGCTGCCGTCACCCGCATGCCAGGCCACCTCGTTAAGCGGTATACATTCGATCGCCTCGCGCTCGTCGATGACAATATGGAATGACGCGGTGCCGTTATTCGCCGTATTGGTTAACCAATTGCGCTCATTGCGGGCAGTGCTTCTCGGATTGGCTGTATTGTGAATCGTAATCGTCGTGGCACTCATGGCGATGCCGGGACGGCGATTGTTTTTTGTTGACTTTGGAATGTAGTCCACAACATAGGTGTACATCCCCTCTGCTCCCCCTTCCCTGAGCCGTTATGCTTCCATCCTATTCCGCACAGGGCGGAAAGGGCACAGCTACTCCAGGAAGACGGCTTTCGCCTCACTGTCCCAGCTCACGCCAAGCGACAGCACCTCTGCCAAATCCCGCACCTTCACATAGCCGGTGGATTGGGACAGGGTCGTCTCCAGCTCTTGTCCGTTCGCCGTTACCTGGGTTCCCGTCCACCCGATTTTGGCGCCGAGCGCCTCTCCGATTCGCCGGGCGGGTATCCATGTCACGCCTTCCTTCAAATAGCCGCCCGCGAGCACCTGTCCCTGGTGAATGATAGGAACCATCGCGTTCGTCTGGAACGCTGGCGGTTTCTCCTGCCGCTCGCCAAGCTCGTCGTACCTTGTTAAGCCGTATTGCCGGATAAGCCTAATCAGCTTGTCGGCATAGGCGGGATCCGTAGCGTAGCCGCTTGCCTGGAACATCTGAGCCTGACTCTCCGGTGTCTTCGCCGCACGAACGCGATGATATCTGGATGTGCCAAGGAACAGCTCCTGATCCTTATAGAAGTGGTAAATGCTTCTGTACGCCCGGAAGGCCGATTGCGTCTCAACCGCCCGATTATCGACATACTCCCACGTGCCCTTAACAACCGCCTGCCCTTGCCAATACGCGTTCCGAACGCCAGTCCCCACCTTAATGCCACCCAGGTTGTTCCACGCATGAATCACGCCGCCCGTCTCCAGGATGCTCTGCGCGATGCGCACGGAAGGGAAAATCGGTGAGCCCTCTTGTCGTACCAAAATAACCGCTGGCGCTATCGCCGCAATAAATTGCTCTCTCGTCAGCTTCGCCATAAGCCCAGCTCCTCTCTTGGATGGGTTGTACGCACTCCTCCATACTTCCGTTATATGCGGCGCAGACGCAGAAGGAAACGGCCTTCCGTCTATGTGGACGAAAGGCCGCTTGGGTGGATGCTATAGGTTATAAAATAATTTCGTATTGCGCAGCAGGGCTGAAGCCGCCTCTGCAACCGGAATGCCTTTGATCTCCGCCAGCCGCTCCGCTGCCGCCTTCACCATCTGCGGCCTTGTGGGCATGCCTTCGAACGGTCCGTCGAACGGCCAAGGCCCGTCCGTCTCCACCATCATCAGCTCCAGCGGATAGCGCCGCGCCAGCTCGGCAATTTCCTCCTCGTATACGATGTCCGGCGTAACGGAGATGAAATAGCCCGCTTGCGCCATTCGGCTTGTCGTCTCGGCGCTTCCCTTGAACCAATGAAAGTGCGCCCGCTTTACGCCATGCTTGCACAGCAGCTCACAGGCCTTATCCGCGTCCTCATATACGGCATGGAGCACGATGGGACGATTCAGCTCCGCAGCCAGCCTCACGAAAGCCTCCAGCAGCTTCAGATGACGCGCTTCATCGAACGCCTCTCCCTTCGCCTGCCGCTCCGTCCGCATATAATAGGGCAGCCCAACCTCTCCAATCGCGAACGGCTCTCCCGAAGCATGTCTATGGCGTATCCAAGCCAACAGCCTCTCTCGCTCCTCCTCCGAAGGCGGCTCCTGCTCGGGATGAAAGCCGTATGCCGGCAGTACCTGGCCCGGGTAACGAGCTGCTAGCGCTGCGGTCCGCTTGCAGGACGCCAAGTGCATCGAGACGGCGACCACCGCCTGTACGCCTTCGCGGAACGCCGCTTCAAGCAGCCGCTCCTGCTCCGCATCCTCATACAGCTCGGCATGAATATGCGCATCGATATAGCTTAGCCTGTCAGTCATGCCGCGACTCCTCTCCCTCCGCCCCTTGCAAACGCCGTAACAGCCTTCCCCTCAGCTCCATGAACCGCGCGTCCTCCCACAGCTCCTCCCGGCGCGGACGCTCGAACGGAACAGCTATCTCATCCACGATCTCTGCCGGAGACGAGGACAGCACCAGTATGCGATCGGACAAATACAGCGCCTCTTCGATGCTGTGCGTAACCAGCAACACCGACCTCCTATTCTGCTCCCACAACGAGAGTAGCCACTTCTGCATCTGTCCCCGGGTAAGCGCGTCCAGCGCGCCGAACGGCTCGTCGAGCAGCATGAGGGGCTGAGGCGACAGCAGCGCTCTCAAGAACGACACGCGCTGCCTCATCCCGCCCGATAACACATGGGGATACGCGTCGGCGTAAGAGTCGAGGCCGATGCGTCTCAGCCATTCCCCAGCACGCGCTCGCGCCTCCTTCCTCGACACGCCCGCGACCGAGAGAGACAGCTCAATATTGCCTATGACGGTTCGCCATGGGAGCAGCGACGCCTGCTGAGGCATATACGCCACATGGCCGGTCTCGCCCGTCGTTTCTCTGCCGCCGATATGCACTTCGCCGGACGATGGTCTCGCAAGTCCCCCGATGATGCTGAACAGCGTCGTCTTGCCGCTGCCCGAAGGACCGATGATGGAGACAAATTCGCCTTCCGCGACGCGAAGCGACACATGGTGCAGCACCTCCTGCTCACCGCGTTTATCTGCAAATGTCTTGCTTACGTTCCGCACCTCAAGCATTCGGCTTCACCTCTTCCTTCGCCGGCCGCCAGCGGATCACCAGCTTCTCCGCCAGCGCGACCAGCCCGAACAGCGCCAGGCTGACCACGATGATCAGAATGGCGGCAGCGAATGCCCGCTCCGGCATAAATCCCCGGGTAGACAGCACCATGTAGCCCCCAAGGCCCAGCTTCGGCGACAGCATCTCCGCGAACGAGGCGCTCAGCACGCTGTAGGAGGCTGCGATCTTCAGCCCTGAGAACAATCCCAGCGCAGCGCCCGGCAGCTCCAGCCTCCAGAACAGCGTCCACTTCCCGCTGCCGATCATTTGCATATATCGCCGCAAGCCCTCGTCCGTCCCGGACAGGCCGCCCAGCATAGCGACGCTGACAGGGAAGAAGCAGACCAGCATCACAAGCAGCGCCTTCGGCAGCATGCCGTAGCCGAACAGCATCGTCATGATCGGGGCAAGGATGACGATGGGCACATTCTGCGACAGGATAAGCAGCGGATAGACGCCTCTGCGCGCGCCCGGCAGCAAATGCAGCAAAGCGGCGAGCCCGAAGCCCGCCGCCGATCCCCCCGCAAAGCCGATAAATGCCAGTCCAATCGTCGCGGCTGCATGCTCAATCAACCTCGGCCACACATTCGGCTTCAGCACCTCCTGCGCGACACCGGCCGGCGACGGCACAATCCACTCCTCCACCAGGGAGAAGGAGACCGCCGCTTGCCATACGCCAAGCACGGCGGCCAGCACAACGAGGGGCGGCCATATGCGGGACCAGCCCGCCGTTTTATTGCCCATCGGGATATTTCTCAAGCAGCCGGTCCATCGAGGCGCCGCTCTCCGGGTTATAATAAATTTTGATCTGCGAAATGACGGAGGCGCAGCCCATCTCCGCCATCGCTTCGTTCATCCGCTGCACCACCGCCAGGAGCTCGGCCAGCTCCCCTTCCATCGTCGTCTCCAGCGGAGCGACGCGGTAAGGAACGCCCGATGCCTTTATGATGTCGATTGCGCGATCCACGTAAGGAAGCACACTGGCTCCCCCCGGCGTGCTTGGCAATATCTGAATGCTGACCAGCGCGTTAGCCATACGATCCCTGCTTTCTGCTTGATGTTAGCCGTTATTCCGGCAAAAACTCGTTCGTGAACGCTTGCTCCGCGTCCAGCTCCTTCTCCAGAAGCCCGCGCTCGAACATCCAGTCCGCGTAGCTGTCCCACACGCTCAGCTTCTGCTCACCCCAGCGCGCCGCGTCGTCCTGGTAGCGAGGGCTTAGCCACTTCTGGCTCGCCTTCACCAGCTCCGGATTCAGATCGGGCTCCGCCGCGATCAGTATATCCGCCGCTTCCTCCGGCTGGTCAATCGCATACTGATAGCCTGCGGCAGCGCCCGCCGTGAATGCCTTCACCAGCTCCGGACTGTCGGCGATCAGCTTCTCGCTCGTGACGAGCACAGGCGTATAATAATCCAGCTTCTCGCTGTAATCCGTGAGGTAGACCATGTTCAGCTCTTCCCCGCGCAGCTCCGCCTCTACACCCGTCCAGGCATAATAGATCCAGGCGAAATCGATATCCCGCTTCACAGCCGCGAAGAAATCGCTGTCGCCTATGCTCATGATGTCGACCTTGCCGACATCTCCGCCGTCCTCGCGCATGAGCGCATCGATGACCGCTTCCTCCACCGGAGCGCCCCAGCCGCCATAACGCATGCCCTCGAACTTCTTGGGCGAATCGATGCCCTTCTCCTTTGGTGAAGCGAAGCCCGACGTATTATGCTGAATGACCGCCGCGATCGACACCAGCGGCACCTCCGCAATACGCGCCATCGTCACCGATTCCTGATAGCTGACGCCGAATTCCGCATTGCCTGCGGCAACCATCGCGTCGGCCCCCTCTTGCCCTGGCTGTATAATCTCGACCTCAAGCCCCTGCTCCTCAAAGAAGCCTTTGTCCCGAGCAACATACAGGCCCGTATGATTCGTAT
This genomic window contains:
- a CDS encoding zinc ribbon domain-containing protein encodes the protein MNQVLCPWCGEEVVLSGTICPSCRHEVLPEHLEGGGPEERGDDAEVDEREQRQGIEERLTESYVCGKCGHDACMVNEVAMTGTGLSKLMDIQYHHYLFVSCLRCGGVDIFDPNVLEKSRRGSFGSGLDVLF
- a CDS encoding N-acetylmuramoyl-L-alanine amidase, whose product is MYTYVVDYIPKSTKNNRRPGIAMSATTITIHNTANPRSTARNERNWLTNTANNGTASFHIVIDEREAIECIPLNEVAWHAGDGSSAGSGNRTSIGIEITESGNYDATLDNASTLVASMLKDRGWGTDRLRRHYDWSGKNCPRLMNEDGDWSGWEAFVASVDTKLDDDGGGEEPMLTPEDANKIIRFLSAGYFATDSEDAREEFNRLANELRRVSGQTPEPG
- a CDS encoding glucosaminidase domain-containing protein is translated as MAKLTREQFIAAIAPAVILVRQEGSPIFPSVRIAQSILETGGVIHAWNNLGGIKVGTGVRNAYWQGQAVVKGTWEYVDNRAVETQSAFRAYRSIYHFYKDQELFLGTSRYHRVRAAKTPESQAQMFQASGYATDPAYADKLIRLIRQYGLTRYDELGERQEKPPAFQTNAMVPIIHQGQVLAGGYLKEGVTWIPARRIGEALGAKIGWTGTQVTANGQELETTLSQSTGYVKVRDLAEVLSLGVSWDSEAKAVFLE
- a CDS encoding TatD family hydrolase, yielding MTDRLSYIDAHIHAELYEDAEQERLLEAAFREGVQAVVAVSMHLASCKRTAALAARYPGQVLPAYGFHPEQEPPSEEERERLLAWIRHRHASGEPFAIGEVGLPYYMRTERQAKGEAFDEARHLKLLEAFVRLAAELNRPIVLHAVYEDADKACELLCKHGVKRAHFHWFKGSAETTSRMAQAGYFISVTPDIVYEEEIAELARRYPLELMMVETDGPWPFDGPFEGMPTRPQMVKAAAERLAEIKGIPVAEAASALLRNTKLFYNL
- a CDS encoding ABC transporter ATP-binding protein yields the protein MLEVRNVSKTFADKRGEQEVLHHVSLRVAEGEFVSIIGPSGSGKTTLFSIIGGLARPSSGEVHIGGRETTGETGHVAYMPQQASLLPWRTVIGNIELSLSVAGVSRKEARARAGEWLRRIGLDSYADAYPHVLSGGMRQRVSFLRALLSPQPLMLLDEPFGALDALTRGQMQKWLLSLWEQNRRSVLLVTHSIEEALYLSDRILVLSSSPAEIVDEIAVPFERPRREELWEDARFMELRGRLLRRLQGAEGEESRHD
- a CDS encoding ABC transporter permease; the protein is MGNKTAGWSRIWPPLVVLAAVLGVWQAAVSFSLVEEWIVPSPAGVAQEVLKPNVWPRLIEHAAATIGLAFIGFAGGSAAGFGLAALLHLLPGARRGVYPLLILSQNVPIVILAPIMTMLFGYGMLPKALLVMLVCFFPVSVAMLGGLSGTDEGLRRYMQMIGSGKWTLFWRLELPGAALGLFSGLKIAASYSVLSASFAEMLSPKLGLGGYMVLSTRGFMPERAFAAAILIIVVSLALFGLVALAEKLVIRWRPAKEEVKPNA
- a CDS encoding MTH1187 family thiamine-binding protein, translated to MANALVSIQILPSTPGGASVLPYVDRAIDIIKASGVPYRVAPLETTMEGELAELLAVVQRMNEAMAEMGCASVISQIKIYYNPESGASMDRLLEKYPDGQ
- a CDS encoding ABC transporter substrate-binding protein, with protein sequence MGSHTKGKWGRALTTLALAMAIAGCGGNNGNEGAASKEGNHSADKPLEKVKVVLDWTPNTNHTGLYVARDKGFFEEQGLEVEIIQPGQEGADAMVAAGNAEFGVSYQESVTMARIAEVPLVSIAAVIQHNTSGFASPKEKGIDSPKKFEGMRYGGWGAPVEEAVIDALMREDGGDVGKVDIMSIGDSDFFAAVKRDIDFAWIYYAWTGVEAELRGEELNMVYLTDYSEKLDYYTPVLVTSEKLIADSPELVKAFTAGAAAGYQYAIDQPEEAADILIAAEPDLNPELVKASQKWLSPRYQDDAARWGEQKLSVWDSYADWMFERGLLEKELDAEQAFTNEFLPE